Proteins found in one Mangifera indica cultivar Alphonso chromosome 15, CATAS_Mindica_2.1, whole genome shotgun sequence genomic segment:
- the LOC123197227 gene encoding protein REVEILLE 1-like isoform X1, translating to MNGQFSCGLYFAPKARKPYTITKQRERWTEEEHKKFLEALKLYGRAWRKIEEHIGSKTAVQIRSHAQKFFSKVVRESSGSNTSPLEPIEIPPPRPKRKPMHPYPRKVANKLAKESSDSEMPRRSLSPNISVLEQENQSPTSVISAVGSDTFGFSKSNTPNDSSSPVSFTDPSPIGPLTLSHPNSSPEENGKQPVLIGGSFPDKQSPKDATKLELFPQGSAKEAPTRSVKLFGRIVLVTESHRLNSPTLRTPKPLPSGINEGRPLQLLPLSSGNTNCGWSHFSDTAPEGLCYMQFPDRNLNQVEGSAASSLKLWTSYRNLPFPYYKQETVKIHLDSNLQDIQDKEFQKEGSWTGSNSKSVNEEDNFDKHSEGETQSCQISFDKEEKELDVIFELKPSEKSAFNSIKAIPEKSMKGFLPYKKGVVERDAPSSAITGEKVEQRICLHLQ from the exons ATGAATGGTCAATTTTCTTGTGGGCTTTATTTTGCTCCCAAG gCAAGGAAGCCATACACAATTACCAAGCAAAGAGAAAGGTGGACCGAAGAAGAGCATAAGAAATTTCTTGAAGCTCTGAAGCTGTATGGTCGGGCTTGGCGGAAGATAGAAG AACACATTGGCTCAAAGACTGCAGTTCAGATTCGAAGCCATGCTCAGAAATTCTTCTCTAAG GTTGTTCGTGAGTCAAGTGGCAGCAACACAAGCCCACTGGAACCCATTGAAATTCCTCCTCCTCGACCGAAAAGAAAACCCATGCATCCTTATCCTCGTAAAGTGGCCAACAAACTTGCTAAAGAAAGCTCCGATTCCGAGATGCCTAGAAGGTCTTTATCTCCAAATATATCTGTTTTAGAACAGGAAAACCAATCTCCTACATCAGTAATATCTGCAGTTGGTTCAGACACCTTTGGTTTCTCCAAATCAAATACACCTAATGACAGCTCATCACCAGTTTCATTTACTGACCCTTCCCCCATTGGTCCATTAAcactttcccacccaaattcTTCACCTGAAGAAAATGGAAAGCAACCTGTCCTAATTGGTGGTTCATTTCCAGATAAGCAGTCACCTAAG GATGCTACAAAACTTGAGTTGTTTCCCCAAGGATCTGCAAAAGAAGCACCTACCCGGAGCGTTAAGCTGTTCGGTAGAATTGTATTGGTCACCGAATCCCACAGACTGAATTCTCCCACTTTGAGGACTCCTAAACCATTGCCTTCAGGCATCAATGAAGGAAGACCTTTGCAATTATTGCCGTTGTCATCTGGGAATACTAATTGTGGTTGGAGTCATTTTTCAGATACAGCACCTGAGGGTCTCTGTTACATGCAATTCCCAGATAGAAATTTAAATCAGGTGGAAGGTTCAGCTGCTTCTTCCCTGAAATTGTGGACTTCATATCGGAATCTACCCTTTCCATACTATAAGCAGGAGACAGTGAAGATACATTTAGATTCTAATCTCCAAGATATCCAGGATAAAGAATTTCAGAAGGAAGGATCTTGGACTGGCTCAAACTCAAAATCAGTAAATGAGGAAGACAATTTTGATAAACATTCAGAGGGCGAAACTCAGAGTTGCCAAATCTCTTTTGATAAGGAGGAAAAGGAGCTAGATGTAATTTTTGAGCTTAAACCGAGTGAGAAATCAGCCTTCAACTCAATAAAAGCAATCCCTGAGAAGAGTATGAAAGGGTTTTTGCCCTATAAGAAAGGTGTGGTAGAAAGAGATGCTCCATCGTCAGCAATAACAGGAGAGAAGGTCGAGCAAAGAATTTGCCTTCATCTCCAGTGA
- the LOC123197227 gene encoding protein REVEILLE 1-like isoform X2, with amino-acid sequence MVFEAMAVQARKPYTITKQRERWTEEEHKKFLEALKLYGRAWRKIEEHIGSKTAVQIRSHAQKFFSKVVRESSGSNTSPLEPIEIPPPRPKRKPMHPYPRKVANKLAKESSDSEMPRRSLSPNISVLEQENQSPTSVISAVGSDTFGFSKSNTPNDSSSPVSFTDPSPIGPLTLSHPNSSPEENGKQPVLIGGSFPDKQSPKDATKLELFPQGSAKEAPTRSVKLFGRIVLVTESHRLNSPTLRTPKPLPSGINEGRPLQLLPLSSGNTNCGWSHFSDTAPEGLCYMQFPDRNLNQVEGSAASSLKLWTSYRNLPFPYYKQETVKIHLDSNLQDIQDKEFQKEGSWTGSNSKSVNEEDNFDKHSEGETQSCQISFDKEEKELDVIFELKPSEKSAFNSIKAIPEKSMKGFLPYKKGVVERDAPSSAITGEKVEQRICLHLQ; translated from the exons ATGGTTTTTGAAGCCATGGCTGTTCAA gCAAGGAAGCCATACACAATTACCAAGCAAAGAGAAAGGTGGACCGAAGAAGAGCATAAGAAATTTCTTGAAGCTCTGAAGCTGTATGGTCGGGCTTGGCGGAAGATAGAAG AACACATTGGCTCAAAGACTGCAGTTCAGATTCGAAGCCATGCTCAGAAATTCTTCTCTAAG GTTGTTCGTGAGTCAAGTGGCAGCAACACAAGCCCACTGGAACCCATTGAAATTCCTCCTCCTCGACCGAAAAGAAAACCCATGCATCCTTATCCTCGTAAAGTGGCCAACAAACTTGCTAAAGAAAGCTCCGATTCCGAGATGCCTAGAAGGTCTTTATCTCCAAATATATCTGTTTTAGAACAGGAAAACCAATCTCCTACATCAGTAATATCTGCAGTTGGTTCAGACACCTTTGGTTTCTCCAAATCAAATACACCTAATGACAGCTCATCACCAGTTTCATTTACTGACCCTTCCCCCATTGGTCCATTAAcactttcccacccaaattcTTCACCTGAAGAAAATGGAAAGCAACCTGTCCTAATTGGTGGTTCATTTCCAGATAAGCAGTCACCTAAG GATGCTACAAAACTTGAGTTGTTTCCCCAAGGATCTGCAAAAGAAGCACCTACCCGGAGCGTTAAGCTGTTCGGTAGAATTGTATTGGTCACCGAATCCCACAGACTGAATTCTCCCACTTTGAGGACTCCTAAACCATTGCCTTCAGGCATCAATGAAGGAAGACCTTTGCAATTATTGCCGTTGTCATCTGGGAATACTAATTGTGGTTGGAGTCATTTTTCAGATACAGCACCTGAGGGTCTCTGTTACATGCAATTCCCAGATAGAAATTTAAATCAGGTGGAAGGTTCAGCTGCTTCTTCCCTGAAATTGTGGACTTCATATCGGAATCTACCCTTTCCATACTATAAGCAGGAGACAGTGAAGATACATTTAGATTCTAATCTCCAAGATATCCAGGATAAAGAATTTCAGAAGGAAGGATCTTGGACTGGCTCAAACTCAAAATCAGTAAATGAGGAAGACAATTTTGATAAACATTCAGAGGGCGAAACTCAGAGTTGCCAAATCTCTTTTGATAAGGAGGAAAAGGAGCTAGATGTAATTTTTGAGCTTAAACCGAGTGAGAAATCAGCCTTCAACTCAATAAAAGCAATCCCTGAGAAGAGTATGAAAGGGTTTTTGCCCTATAAGAAAGGTGTGGTAGAAAGAGATGCTCCATCGTCAGCAATAACAGGAGAGAAGGTCGAGCAAAGAATTTGCCTTCATCTCCAGTGA